One window from the genome of Candoia aspera isolate rCanAsp1 chromosome 15, rCanAsp1.hap2, whole genome shotgun sequence encodes:
- the RAN gene encoding GTP-binding nuclear protein Ran produces MAAPQGEPQVQFKLVLVGDGGTGKTTFVKRHLTGEFEKKYVATLGVEVHPLVFHTNRGPIKFNVWDTAGQEKFGGLRDGYYIQAQCAIIMFDVTSRVTYKNVPNWHRDLVRVCENIPIVLCGNKVDIKDRKVKAKSIVFHRKKNLQYYDISAKSNYNFEKPFLWLARKLIGDPNLEFVAMPALAPPEVVMDPALAAQYEQDLQIAQTTALPDEDDDL; encoded by the exons CTTGTTTTGGTTGGTGATGGTGGTACTGGTAAAACAACATTTGTGAAACGCCACTTGACTGGTGAATTTGAGAAGAAGTATGTAG ctactctgggagttgaagttcatccTCTGGTGTTCCACACTAACAGAGGCCCTATTAAATTTAATGTATGGGACACAGCTGGTCAAGAAAAGTTTGGAGGTCTGCGAGATGGTTACTACATTCAAG CTCAATGTGCCATCATAATGTTTGATGTTACATCAAGGGTTACGTACAAGAACGTACCCAACTGGCATAGAGATCTGGTACGAGTTTGCGAGAACATACCCATAGTTTTGTGTGGCAACAAAGTGGATATCAAGGACAGGAAAGTCAAAGCAAAGTCGATTGTCTTTCACAGGAAGAAGAACCTGCAG TACTATGATATTTCAGCCAAGAGTAACTACAACTTTGAGAAGCCCTTCCTTTGGCTGGCGAGAAAGCTCATTGGGGATCCCAACTTGGAATTTGTTGCCATGCCTGCTCTTGCGCCCCCAGAGGTGGTTATGGATCCAGCATTGGCAGCACAGTATGAGCAAGATTTACAG ATTGCTCAGACCACCGCACTGCCAGATGAAGACGACGACCTGTGA